From Dioscorea cayenensis subsp. rotundata cultivar TDr96_F1 chromosome 13, TDr96_F1_v2_PseudoChromosome.rev07_lg8_w22 25.fasta, whole genome shotgun sequence, the proteins below share one genomic window:
- the LOC120274823 gene encoding heptahelical transmembrane protein 4-like isoform X2, which yields MKDDDVLESMITRWPFYAYLFGAMFCLLTSSVCHLLSCHSEHCAYTMLRLDYTGISTLIVTSFYPLVYYTFMCDPFVRNLYIGFITIFGVASILASLVPVFQTPEFRSVRALLFFCMGVSGIVPIIHKLLVFSEEPVAVMTAVYELAMGGFYGLGVVVYATRVPERWMPGKFDLVGHSHQLFHVLVIAGAYTHYLASVMYLNWREMDRCY from the coding sequence ATGAAAGATGATGATGTGCTTGAGAGTATGATTACACGTTGGCCATTCTATGCATACTTGTTTGGAGccatgttttgcttgttaaCAAGCAGTGTGTGCCACCTTCTATCATGCCACTCAGAGCACTGTGCATACACCATGCTCAGACTAGATTACACTGGAATCTCAACCTTAATTGTCACCTCTTTCTACCCTCTAGTTTACTATACCTTCATGTGTGACCCCTTTGTTCGAAACCTCTACATTGGTTTCATTACCATCTTTGGTGTTGCGAGTATTTTGGCTTCGCTTGTGCCGGTGTTTCAGACGCCAGAGTTTAGGTCTGTACGTGCATTGCTCTTCTTTTGCATGGGTGTATCAGGAATTGTGCCTATCATACACAAGCTGTTGGTTTTCAGCGAGGAACCGGTGGCAGTGATGACGGCAGTGTATGAGCTTGCGATGGGTGGTTTCTATGGGCTTGGGGTTGTTGTTTATGCAACGAGGGTTCCGGAGAGGTGGATGCCAGGGAAGTTTGATCTTGTGGGACATAGCCATCAGCTCTTCCATGTTCTTGTTATCGCCGGAGCTTACACACACTATCTTGCAAGTGTGATGTACTTGAATTGGAGAGAAATGGACCGGTGTTATTAG